GTGGTCTCGGATGATCTTTGACGCGAAATATTCCGTGCCGCAAAAATGAagatctcaaaaaaaaaaaaaactttcgaaACCCAATTCGATTAAGAGTGCAAGTGAAACTGTAATTTGAAGACGAAAGGACGACCAATATGTGACACGGgtagaaatgaaaatttgcaGCTTCTGCATCCGATGCAAGAATGCAAGTTATTCTGCTCGTTGTCATCGATTTCGCGCTTAAAGGGAAAATggtgataaataaatgataaaccGAGAGAGCTTTCGTCACAATAACCGAGGTCAAACGGACGTCTTTACAATCGGAAAGGAACATGTTCCGCGAATTTAAAAGATCGATTCCCTCGATGATAAGATGAAAATTCGATTACTAAACTCACACTGAATTACTTGTTGGAGCGTATAGGAGAGATTCGTATTAATTCGGAGTAATAAAATGACGTCGAAAGAGCACCGACATTACGGTGGCGATCGCATAGAGTCATGCGAGCCTACCTGACTTGAACAAATCGTTTCGCGTGATATCGCGTGTAAATCGGGTACCGTAAGTGTAACCGAGAGCTGCGAGTGTTATATCGTGCCGGATTCACTATGACACAGCACGCGACGAATTTATACAAATGGATTCTCGCGTACTGTTCTCATCGATCGACACGCTCCAGGGCTGTATTATTACCGCGAAAATCATTGCTCgttcaaaatgaaaaattaaaaacgctgaaaaaaaaaaaagaatttttatgcaaCGATTATATGTGATAGAGATCGCGTATACGTTATATTCGCGATAACGCGAATCTCGAGATCGAGTGGAAGAAGCGCGACTACTTGTGCGCGAATACTTGTATGATTTATGCTCTCTTTCCCAAGATAACGCTATTTTCGATGCTTCGGGGAACTTAAACTCGCGAAGCAAAACGGCGACGATGGGGAAGAAGCACAAGAGCTAAGAGTCACTGTAACGGAATACGAGCGCTGTAAAAGATAAGTGGCGACATGCCAAATTTATATGTTGGagcagagagagaaggagagacgcAGCAAGGATAAAGTAACGCCGAAGGAATAGTCTTGCTCATCTAATTGCGAATACAAAGCGAACTTGGAGTCACTGCTAGCTTAAGGCACTCGAGCATGGTGATGGATATGCGTGCACCGTATGATTAATATCCGGCGCTCCTTTCAAATCGGGTGATAATTACTAGAAGAATTATACGCTCGCGTTTTTTAACGCGTTAATCTGTAACGCTTAATGTCGAGCCGAAAATATCGAGCTCCTGGCGATAGTGGTCCTCTGTCCTCGTGCTGGAAATGGCTGATAATCGAACGCGATACGATATCACGACGAGAAACGGAGATGCGGAGAATCAAAGTTCAATTTCGGGATAATTGGTAATAAAACGGTTACATGCAAATATAGAAGTTGGAAATATCGCGACGCGGGGCGAAAATAAATTGTCCGAGAATCGAAGTATCGAACGCGGCGGCGGCGAGATCGCGAAGGGGAGGAGGAATCTGCGGGCGCTTTCGATGAAACGGGAAAATACCGGCTAATATCGAGACACGCCGCGAAATTTGTAGTTTCAATTTGTAGTTGGCTCGCAACTGCATCGATCAGTGTCAGACGGTAACCACTTTCGTATAGTCACTCTCTGTGTGTAGTCCTCTCGCGTAAACACATCATCCCGAGCTATTTTTGTCCCGACTGCCTTTTAAGATCGGGTCAAGTCAACGTACgaaacatttattaacaaCCGACGTGTGGACAAGCGCACACGTACAGAGATTTATGATCGATGCAGacatttattagttttatttctaatgtgtGATCAATAAAACTGAAATTCGTGTTTTACTATGTGAAACGAaacaatgttaataaaatcccGGTATGTAACGAAATTAATGCGAACAGATTCAATGTGATGTACAGTCTGGTTCACTATTTCCATATCGCGGTTAATTCGTTTCATCGCGTGACCGAACAGATTAATATTCTCGACCGATCGATCGTGTGTAAACAACCACAATAGTTCGTGCTTTCGAAATTAAGCGTCGGCGATATTCTTcgtgtatttaatattcgtgCGATTGCAAATAAGTCGACGTTGACATAAATCCATTTTATGCCGAAACCAGCTGAACGATCAAAATGTTTTCAGCGCATCAGGACACAAGAGAGCGATTTTATATGATGTGTCGCTTGGGAAAAACGCGCCATAAATTTGCTCGATCTTCTTTGGTAGCCTGAAAGGTAAAAAGGCGCGTTCAGATGGAACCAACGTCGTAAAAACTaccgaaagaaatataataaattgacttGTGTTACGCAAAAAGgtataaaaaagtacaaacaaaaatcatttatgTCATATCAAGATGCGGTTAACGAAGGAGCGTAAATATCGAATTTACCGATGGTAAATGCGGATAAAGGTTTCGCTAACGAGTAAACTTGGAAAGTCATTAGTCACATTGAACTATAAGCCTGCGGTTATCACGGTTATCATGATAAAACGCCGTTCCGCTCTGTTTATTATAGCAATTTGATACCGCTCACTGATGAATGCAAAACCACTCGCACCGCGAGCGCATCCGCATATCTACAttacgaagagagagagagagagaaaaagcaatGATAGAGTTAGAGTAATGTAAAAGAACTTTATGCATCAGTagcttgatataattaaatcgatgCCATAAATTACCAATGTACATtgtatgttttatacaaataaatatgaatgacACGTacttaaaaattcgaaaaatatttatatcaactcgatatatgtatgtaaaaattttttgctagtttttttaaaacgagaaatcaattttaacaCATATTAAAAAGCTAACTTGCGGTagagctatttttttttctttttttgcatctCTCATTCGGTCAATTACTACaggattattataataaagaaaaatcccAAGGAAATATACGAATTGatgaatagaaatatatgcgTCATATTTTCGCAGATAAAATCCATAATTTTGTGAATGGCAGCAAACAAGTCATAGTGTTGATATGATTACTGTGACGATGATTGCACTGTCATAAGGAAATGGTTCGTTTATAACACGGACGGATCTCCTAATCACGCGAGCAATGCAACGCGTAATTGTTCTTTCATCGCGTGCCGGCGGAAAGTTACAAAGGTAGCGATTGAGCGATTGATACGCAtctttatgagaaatttataatttgctcaAAATTCACAAACGTATATCATAACAGTGATTTGATTTCTTCGTATGCTTCACTGCCTTTTCTCGTATCTATCTAACAAATCAGACAGATACAGCGCAGATAGCATTTCGACATGGATGTCGATGAATAATACGCGCGGTGAAAAGTGGTTCTTTTCACTCACGAAgagcaagaaataaaaacacgAATGTCAATCTCTCGTCTGATGTCCCGACTCGATCTGCATCTTGTTCATATGAATCATAAAAAGTGTACCCGTGGGACACGCTTCTACGCTTGCTATTCGAGCAATCTCTCCAATTGCAATCCACCGGATGCACCGGGATACCAATATCGGAATAAGTGACGTGTGCTGCGATATGTTCAAAATGTGTTGCGCTCGAGAATATCTTAACCGAGAACCAATAACAAGTAGAGATCCTTTAACGCGACATGCAAATTTCGTTCACATTCTattgtttattacatttctttcgcgttccataaaataaaattatttaatattttaaatattatataataatttaaatattaatatttaaatattaatattttaaatattaaataattttgttttacggaaattttatacaaagaggtttaaagttataattactGTATTGctgtaataataacaatacagtaattataactttaaatctctttgtataaaatttctatataaatatggaatataatcgtatttaaaaaaaaaaaaatatgctgaaAATCAATCGATTATCCAGATAATAAACGAACATATAGGATCTGTGCGTTTTGACTACTTTTAAATTAGGTCAAGATCTTGGCTCTTATACGTAACagttattctatataaaacgTTATAAGACTTCCATATCAAACTGGCAGATCTTACGACACTAGATAGAAGAACAGAGGGCGATTTGTACAACACGATATATACACGATAATTTCGAAACTTGCAacatgcaatttattaaaacgtgATAGAATAAAGTGCTTTTCTCATTGACTAATGAGAAAAGTATCCATCaactaaaacaaaaaaaaaaaactccgcCAAGGGATATAATTTGCAGTGGTTTATAtgagaaaagtttatataaatatcgagtTGGTGAGGAAACTATCCGAGGAAAATTTTAGAAGTAGTATTTAACGGAAGCCTGTAATATATGAACGATAGAATCAATAGAGAATATTTCTAGACAATGAATATCATCTATCTCGATAAACATCGACTCAATATTTTCCCATAATTCGCGTGACGTAAAGGCGCAGATGTTACATTCATGATAATGTATTGTTCTCTCATCGATTCTCCCCATAGCAATTTACGTTTAGGATATCGTTTAATGGTAATGAACAATTAGTACATGCTAACAGCCAATGGTGATATTGTTTTGAACTAACTATAGCCATCTAATTCAGGAAATAACTATTTAATGATACAGAGCAATCCTCGCATCTCATGCTCTAAGTGATTTTCGATCGATGacgatatttttagaaaatgctACGTACGTATAAGTGTGTCTTGGAAAAAGAGATATTCTGTAATGACAATTCCTGCGATGATTTTTACACGATATTGTTCCTTCGAAAAGAtaccaaataatttttatatcattaccAACAAATGAAAtactaattaatgaaatatttttatttatcatgagACTAAacgttatgtaattatttaaaaagtattaaattaaaaaaaatattacatctaattaatagattttaaatacaaaaattatatatttttaaaatgtactattccgataaattcaaaaatatgcatatacatgatAACATTtgccatttaaattttcttacgcGCATAATCTTTTAACGATAAACCTAATTCGCTGCAAACATTGTTTAGGTAAGGCAACGAATGAGTGAAGTAATTATGAGCGCACGGCAAGAGGAGCCAATTACCCGCAGTCGTCGTACTTGAGTCGAGGGGTTCGATCATAATTAAATCAGTTACTCCGATTTTACGGTGAcacacgataaaaaaaaaaaacgagatgtTTAATTCATCAGTGCTCCCCGTTCACCACGTTCGGACGAAATTCGTTCGATCTCTCTTTGGCGAGAAAAATTCTCATCGTGAGATTTAGCGGACGATTAAATTTTACgcttaagtttttaatttctacaaacgtatatattaaattagaaaatgcaaTCGATTATGTTATCGTTTAGGTTCGGCGATCGAGAAATTGTGCGAATGTGCCTTGGAGGACAGTCTGGCAGACCGAGGTTCCGTCGTGAGAGCTGCCAGATGTCTCCTAGGCTCAGTGACAAAAGTCCTCCTCCTGGCGGACATCGTCGTGGTCAATCAATTGCTCCACGCCAAGGATAAAGTCGCCCGCAGTCTCGGACGTCTCGAGAGCGTTTCGAATTTCACGGAATTCGTCAAGGCGTTCAGCCAATTCGGAGGGGAGATGGTCGAGCTGGCGCATTTAACGGGCGATCGTCAGGTGagaacttttctctttttcaaataCGATACATCTCACAAaatcgttaattttaattatgcttttttatcgcatgcaattaattaatattattttgtaatggGAGGGTCGAGATTCAATTAAACGTCGCATCTCATTTTCTCAGAATGATCTCAAAGACGAGAGGCGACGCGCGCAGATGGCAGCGGCACGACAAGTGCTAGAAAGGAGCACCATGATGCTTCTCACGTCCAGCAAGACGTGCTTAAGGCATCCCGAATGCCCGTCCGCGAAGGAGAACAGAGACACCGTTTTTTGCCAAATGAGAAGAGCGATGGATCTGATACATTATGTCGTCAAGGACGGGGTATTGGAGTGCAGCGAATCTCAATCCTACTCGAATTCACAGGTAAGCTGTTTTTATCTCGAACACATAAAACCCTCACTTGaggaaggaaaatatttttatgagatacatgaaaattaatttcataaagttTAATAGCCGAATAACAATCAAGTTGCAAAGAATGATGAGATACTCCTTATCAATTGCAAATTTCATTCCAAAATAGCGagcaatttcaaaattaataccattaataacgagaaaataattactcACACGAACATGCATTAGAGCTTGCCAAGAAATGCTGTAATAATCGCGGTTGCCAAATGACGCTATGTTGACTTTATACATTCTTCATTATTCTGCTGCATTAAGCACGCATATTATGAGCATATTGCACGGATCGGAGAGAAAAAGCTGTGTAAAATGTTTCCGAAAACATTTGGAAGCATTCCAAAGAGACTTTCGCCAAATTGTGATTTACGGATAGCTCCTTGATGTACGGTTTAAACGACCTTGGTCCGCGCTCTACCCTTGCAGAACTTGTAAACGAGATATCGAAACGATCCCACTACCGACTCGAGAAACCATAAATAATGGCGCGATATCTGCTTTGGCATGAAATCGATAAGCGACGGTCGAAGATGGTAGAGGAGAATCAGCAGAATATGTTTTGCGAATATCAATTACTATAGCAATATACCTACacgcaatcaattattaacaaaaacacATTACGACTTTGATAAATGTACGCGatcgctaataataatatactttaaatattttccatactcatatatacattctaatatattcatcGATATTGTTCATCGATGCTgttgtaaatttaaacattaaaaatatacacaataaaatcCAGATTAAATGGacgatagcaaaaaaaaaaaaaaaaagattagcaGAGTACTATGTTacagtgcaaaaaaaaaatctgtataacGAGAAATTGGAAGTGAAATACGCGATAGAAAGTAGTGAAACGgacgataaataaaactacGAATTTCACTCGTAAAATTGAAATGGCTGCATCATGCCAAAGTCGTTACATATAAAGTAGTTACATTGCTGATAAATaactttatgcaaaaataaatgtaaaccgTAGATTGTTCGAGTTTCCTGGaatcaaatatatgttaaaaatagcGGATGCACACATGTAAAAAATCGCGAACAAATTGCGAATATATTGCTGCTTGTAAATACGTATCGTAATTTCATAACGAGAGTTTATAAGAATAGGTTTCCATCCGAGGCCGTCATTCGATTATAACGATGGAAAGTTTTTATCGCGACGGTGAAATGGTCGCGGCGCCGGAAACGGCCGTCATAAAGAGATCGCGAATGTATTATCCGCGAATCGTGCCAAATTTCGTACGCTCGCTATTTCCATATCGGCACTTCGATATGCGATGCTTTAATTCCGTGCCAAACTTTTTTCAGCGTCTCAAATAAATGAggggaaatattttacaatgtatCTCGCACACATAGACTACGTGCTTCCGAAAATCTCTCGCTTCCTCCAAAGAGACAATGCAGTGAAGCTGGGTCACGATGGACGACCTTTAACCGTGctagaaaaatgtatagttACCCTTGTATTTTACACTTAAGTACTACCCACTTTCCGCGCGACATAATCGATTCTGGAGTGATTGTGTAGACAACCCGGCCAAAGTGGAACGTTCCGTAACGTGACATCTctctaaaagatttaataccATTTGTCGCGTGGCACGTGTCTgcctaatattttatatgccatttgcattttttcaacattacacatatatttacatgattTTGCAAGTTTGTTCTCTTctgttatacatttaaaaaaattttaaatattaaataatgaagaaaatttttttttttttttttgcaaaacaaaTTCCAGCTCTCGAAAGATATATCTCATCTCTTTTACGATCGCGCCATTACTTGCAGAGTCCGCAGCAGGAAGACTGGGACAGCAGCACCGTTTGCTCGGCATTGAAACACTTCGAGAGGCTCGTTGAAACAACAAGGATGACCCTGTTGGGACCGGGCTGCCGCGAGACACTTACGTCGGCGTTAGAAACAGTGGTGGAGAGAACGCAGGACTTCACCGACAGCGCCTACACGAGCCACGAACACAGAGAAAACATTCTCCTACTTTGCGATCGTGCAAAACTCGAGCTCAATACACTCCTACGGATCGGTAATAGCATGGTGagtcgcaattttttttttaattttatttcgcacAAGAAAATAAACCACCGAGCAACTCtatctaataataacataatcgTATATAGGAAGCTTGTATAAAATTGGGagtggaaattatttttttttttttttacctcggaaattaatgtataataaatcctATTCATTAAACgtaatcgaaaaatttgaGTAGCAATTCGAgggtaaaaaatattgcctaACGAGTTAAACGATATATAAGGTATGAAACGATAGACATCGTGTTCCGTCAGAATTACGAGGGCGGGGGTTCACCGAGCTCCGAGATGGAACAAGCGGTGATGGGTGTGCTGCGAGCGACCAGAGATCTCCGCCAGCAGCTCAGCGCGACGACGATGGAACAAGCCGGCGATCTTGGCCAAGTGACAAAAGCCGGCCAGGAGCTCGTGTCAACGATCAGAAATCTCGCGTTGGCCAATGACATCGAACGTCTGCAGGAGAGCAGCGACAGGTTCCACGAGTACATCGAACACATTCTCGAAGTAAGCTCTGCCAGACGCGGCGTCCACGTGTTCTTTCACGTGCGCTTTAAGTCTAACGTcaaatcgaaaataatattcttttcgagaaatatttttcattattgcaaATTCTTCTCAAATGCATGCATTCTGGCgcgtaaatattgatttattagatGCCAGTGATTGccatttatcatttctttaaattaattatatagcaCCTGATTGGATTTATTCCACGCTTAACTTTAAGTGAATAAGCTCGCGTAGTTCATTAATCATATCCGACATTAACGATAAATGTTCGTCgctttaaagttatatttcataatacaaTGTACGCGAAAAATCGATTgatgattatttctttattaatatactacgaatagaattctttattttgaagccatgtactattttttttttctttttacaggtATGTAAGCTTCTGAGACACGTTGCGCTTTCGGAATCGTTGCAAGTGTCGGCCAAGTTTACGGAAATCAATTTGAGAATATATGGTCCTCAAGTCGTAACGGCTGCGCACACGCTAGCTAGGCATCCCACAAGTAAGATTGCCAAGGAAAATCTCGAAGGTGAGTTATTTAAATGCTTCAATATTTTACTGAATTTGCAAcgattatttatcgataatccatatttgtttacattttgtaGTATTCGCTGACATGTGGCAGTGGCTCATGACTGACGTGACGACGGTAGCGAAAGACGTCCTGGAACTCAGTCAATGTCGGCCAGAGAAGCAAGTTTACATGTCCTTGCCACGACCAGGAGTACGTAAACAAGTGTctcgaaacaaatatatatatatatatatatatttgtttatatatatacgaa
This sequence is a window from Cataglyphis hispanica isolate Lineage 1 chromosome 17, ULB_Chis1_1.0, whole genome shotgun sequence. Protein-coding genes within it:
- the LOC126856087 gene encoding alpha-catulin isoform X5, which codes for MATPDPVDPATLEIKTRSIEQTLLPLVKQISTLISHRERPLCSDRSLRAVARVGQAVNLAVERFVTVGETIADDNPEIKQDMYEACKEARIAGSAIEKLCECALEDSLADRGSVVRAARCLLGSVTKVLLLADIVVVNQLLHAKDKVARSLGRLESVSNFTEFVKAFSQFGGEMVELAHLTGDRQNDLKDERRRAQMAAARQVLERSTMMLLTSSKTCLRHPECPSAKENRDTVFCQMRRAMDLIHYVVKDGVLECSESQSYSNSQSPQQEDWDSSTVCSALKHFERLVETTRMTLLGPGCRETLTSALETVVERTQDFTDSAYTSHEHRENILLLCDRAKLELNTLLRIGNSMNYEGGGSPSSEMEQAVMGVLRATRDLRQQLSATTMEQAGDLGQVTKAGQELVSTIRNLALANDIERLQESSDRFHEYIEHILEVCKLLRHVALSESLQVSAKFTEINLRIYGPQVVTAAHTLARHPTSKIAKENLEVFADMWQWLMTDVTTVAKDVLELSQCRPEKQVYMSLPRPGKHGTTSKPLKPVRLDSEEQAKIAKAGLEMKLITSEMDAETEKWQESGSALEENNDIVKRAKNMSSMAFSMYQFTRGEGALKTTQDLFTQAEYFAEEANRLYKVVRQFSYQVPGGPHKKELLENLDRVPTYVQQLQFTVKNPTVGKAATFTKVDNVIQETKNLMNVISKVVTTCFVCATKVALASRKII
- the LOC126856087 gene encoding alpha-catulin isoform X3, producing MGSSMISTLISHRERPLCSDRSLRAVARVGQAVNLAVERFVTVGETIADDNPEIKQDMYEACKEARIAGSAIEKLCECALEDSLADRGSVVRAARCLLGSVTKVLLLADIVVVNQLLHAKDKVARSLGRLESVSNFTEFVKAFSQFGGEMVELAHLTGDRQNDLKDERRRAQMAAARQVLERSTMMLLTSSKTCLRHPECPSAKENRDTVFCQMRRAMDLIHYVVKDGVLECSESQSYSNSQSPQQEDWDSSTVCSALKHFERLVETTRMTLLGPGCRETLTSALETVVERTQDFTDSAYTSHEHRENILLLCDRAKLELNTLLRIGNSMNYEGGGSPSSEMEQAVMGVLRATRDLRQQLSATTMEQAGDLGQVTKAGQELVSTIRNLALANDIERLQESSDRFHEYIEHILEVCKLLRHVALSESLQVSAKFTEINLRIYGPQVVTAAHTLARHPTSKIAKENLEVFADMWQWLMTDVTTVAKDVLELSQCRPEKQVYMSLPRPGKHGTTSKPLKPVRLDSEEQAKIAKAGLEMKLITSEMDAETEKWQESGSALEENNDIVKRAKNMSSMAFSMYQFTRGEGALKTTQDLFTQAEYFAEEANRLYKVVRQFSYQVPGGPHKKELLENLDRVPTYVQQLQFTVKNPTVGKAATFTKVDNVIQETKNLMNVISKVVTTCFVCATKHNLVMPQYMEFSPTTVPGQAEEDCLYPISPQLLPSTSPYVQPHPLTSAQFHSILKPSPGLSPSSLSLFGPSINPSSCQNSGSFVHPSILSTLTTPGSQQPPYCLQNLQLLQLQLHHAQLQHLRHATLPR
- the LOC126856087 gene encoding alpha-catulin isoform X1 — its product is MATPDPVDPATLEIKTRSIEQTLLPLVKQISTLISHRERPLCSDRSLRAVARVGQAVNLAVERFVTVGETIADDNPEIKQDMYEACKEARIAGSAIEKLCECALEDSLADRGSVVRAARCLLGSVTKVLLLADIVVVNQLLHAKDKVARSLGRLESVSNFTEFVKAFSQFGGEMVELAHLTGDRQNDLKDERRRAQMAAARQVLERSTMMLLTSSKTCLRHPECPSAKENRDTVFCQMRRAMDLIHYVVKDGVLECSESQSYSNSQSPQQEDWDSSTVCSALKHFERLVETTRMTLLGPGCRETLTSALETVVERTQDFTDSAYTSHEHRENILLLCDRAKLELNTLLRIGNSMNYEGGGSPSSEMEQAVMGVLRATRDLRQQLSATTMEQAGDLGQVTKAGQELVSTIRNLALANDIERLQESSDRFHEYIEHILEVCKLLRHVALSESLQVSAKFTEINLRIYGPQVVTAAHTLARHPTSKIAKENLEVFADMWQWLMTDVTTVAKDVLELSQCRPEKQVYMSLPRPGKHGTTSKPLKPVRLDSEEQAKIAKAGLEMKLITSEMDAETEKWQESGSALEENNDIVKRAKNMSSMAFSMYQFTRGEGALKTTQDLFTQAEYFAEEANRLYKVVRQFSYQVPGGPHKKELLENLDRVPTYVQQLQFTVKNPTVGKAATFTKVDNVIQETKNLMNVISKVVTTCFVCATKHNLVMPQYMEFSPTTVPGQAEEDCLYPISPQLLPSTSPYVQPHPLTSAQFHSILKPSPGLSPSSLSLFGPSINPSSCQNSGSFVHPSILSTLTTPGSQQPPYCLQNLQLLQLQLHHAQLQHLRHATLPR
- the LOC126856087 gene encoding alpha-catulin isoform X2, whose translation is MPAVYYRRGSMYEGGMADEQISTLISHRERPLCSDRSLRAVARVGQAVNLAVERFVTVGETIADDNPEIKQDMYEACKEARIAGSAIEKLCECALEDSLADRGSVVRAARCLLGSVTKVLLLADIVVVNQLLHAKDKVARSLGRLESVSNFTEFVKAFSQFGGEMVELAHLTGDRQNDLKDERRRAQMAAARQVLERSTMMLLTSSKTCLRHPECPSAKENRDTVFCQMRRAMDLIHYVVKDGVLECSESQSYSNSQSPQQEDWDSSTVCSALKHFERLVETTRMTLLGPGCRETLTSALETVVERTQDFTDSAYTSHEHRENILLLCDRAKLELNTLLRIGNSMNYEGGGSPSSEMEQAVMGVLRATRDLRQQLSATTMEQAGDLGQVTKAGQELVSTIRNLALANDIERLQESSDRFHEYIEHILEVCKLLRHVALSESLQVSAKFTEINLRIYGPQVVTAAHTLARHPTSKIAKENLEVFADMWQWLMTDVTTVAKDVLELSQCRPEKQVYMSLPRPGKHGTTSKPLKPVRLDSEEQAKIAKAGLEMKLITSEMDAETEKWQESGSALEENNDIVKRAKNMSSMAFSMYQFTRGEGALKTTQDLFTQAEYFAEEANRLYKVVRQFSYQVPGGPHKKELLENLDRVPTYVQQLQFTVKNPTVGKAATFTKVDNVIQETKNLMNVISKVVTTCFVCATKHNLVMPQYMEFSPTTVPGQAEEDCLYPISPQLLPSTSPYVQPHPLTSAQFHSILKPSPGLSPSSLSLFGPSINPSSCQNSGSFVHPSILSTLTTPGSQQPPYCLQNLQLLQLQLHHAQLQHLRHATLPR
- the LOC126856087 gene encoding alpha-catulin isoform X4, producing the protein MATPDPVDPATLEIKTRSIEQTLLPLVKQISTLISHRERPLCSDRSLRAVARVGQAVNLAVERFVTVGETIADDNPEIKQDMYEACKEARIAGSAIEKLCECALEDSLADRGSVVRAARCLLGSVTKVLLLADIVVVNQLLHAKDKVARSLGRLESVSNFTEFVKAFSQFGGEMVELAHLTGDRQNDLKDERRRAQMAAARQVLERSTMMLLTSSKTCLRHPECPSAKENRDTVFCQMRRAMDLIHYVVKDGVLECSESQSYSNSQSPQQEDWDSSTVCSALKHFERLVETTRMTLLGPGCRETLTSALETVVERTQDFTDSAYTSHEHRENILLLCDRAKLELNTLLRIGNSMNYEGGGSPSSEMEQAVMGVLRATRDLRQQLSATTMEQAGDLGQVTKAGQELVSTIRNLALANDIERLQESSDRFHEYIEHILEVCKLLRHVALSESLQVSAKFTEINLRIYGPQVVTAAHTLARHPTSKIAKENLEVFADMWQWLMTDVTTVAKDVLELSQCRPEKQVYMSLPRPGKHGTTSKPLKPVRLDSEEQAKIAKAGLEMKLITSEMDAETEKWQESGSALEENNDIVKRAKNMSSMAFSMYQFTRGEGALKTTQDLFTQAEYFAEEANRLYKVVRQFSYQVPGGPHKKELLENLDRVPTYVQQLQFTVKNPTVGKAATFTKVDNVIQETKNLMNVISKVVTTCFVCATKYNLDFRGLSARGAGGSPYRGGEGGGADGDGGGVGADGSKTGSVPGSDPSV